The Desulfobulbaceae bacterium genome segment CTCCGCTTGCCAGGGCAAAGAGGGATCAGGGACTACAAAATCCTGAAAGGAGAGAATCATGCCGAGACAGATACAGAAAAGACCCGTGGCCCCGGCAACTCCAAAGCCAGGAAAGACAAAGATCTCCATTAACAGAAGTGCCACTCCCAGAACGACAAAAAGCAGTTCCGTGTAGTTGGCAAGCCCCACCAGATACTGATTAAGAAAGACAAGACCCAGAGTGATAATTCCGACAATGCCAGGAAGGCCGAAGCCAGGCGCTTTGATTTCGACATAGAGCGCAGCCAGACCGATCATCAACAAGATGGGGGAGATACTGGCAATAAACCGCCCCATGGTCTCGGACCAGTTCTGGTCAAGACGGACAATCTCATAATTTTCTATTCCGAAGCCGTGCAGCATCTCCTCAACCGAGTTGGCAGTCATCCTTGAAAACCCCAAAACCTGGGCTTCGGCATTATCCATGGTGAGAAGTTCACCCTTGGCAACCACCGTTTTTTTTGAGGTGATTTTATCCCTCTCAGGCTGTGGCAGGTCCTCGTACTCGGTACTGTCAAGATAACGAGTTTCACCATCATGGCCCATCACGGCATAAACCTCCTTCTCGGAAGTAACCATCGCTTCCGCCAAGGTAGGTGGGTAGTTATTGCGCCGAGCCAAAGAACGGAACTGAGCCCTGAGAGGTGACTGAAACTTCTCTCCCAACATCTTCGGCCCTTCGTTGGAGTAAGTGATGGGCGCGCAATCACCGATGGTGGTGCTGGGTCGCATGACCAGATCATTACAAGAAAGGGCGATCAGCGCCCCGGCCGAGATAGCCTTGGTTTTCACAAAACCGATGGTTCGATGCTGATCACTATTGATCATAGTATCCACAATAGTCAGCGCAGCATCAACTCTCCCTCCAAAGGTATCAAGTTCCAAAACAATCAGTGAATCCTGGACACGAGCGGCATCCTGTGTAGCCCGCTTGATAAAGGCCGCCATGGCGGGCTCCACCTCGCCGGTCACCGGAATAACAAAGACTTTGGTGGGGGAAGATTGGTCAGTATCGCCGACAATTGGCAGCAAAACAAAAAGACAAAGCAGCAGAAAAAACCTTATTGCAGGATGACGGGCTATGATTGTCATGGATTTAGTTCTCATACTCATACTATTTAATTTTTCAGAAAAATTTGAAGTTAAGAGGCGCATTTTTCCAAATTCTTCACTTCTCAGCACACACTGATTATTATAAACGTAAGAGATATCAACAACCTAAGCACTGAATGGCATAGCTATATTATGGTAAGTGATCATAGGGTAGCGACTAGAAACTGCACTCTACTTCAGAACTGTAAGCGATTTCAGGGCACACCAGCCGGAGTCTTCCTTCGGTCGCTTACCTGCGCGAAATGGGGTTGCGAACTATACTTTCGGTGTGTGAGCAGCCCCATAACAACTAAGCGAACGTAGCGAGCGCCCCGCAAACAAATAAATTCCCTGATCATTCAACAGTGATAAGATAATATAGGAACTGTCGGACATCGACATAATTCTAATGAAAAGATGATAAATCGATCCAAATTCTCACGACCTTACGTTATTATTCCATAATTCCAACTAACTCCTAGTCCCACTTCATCCCACTTTAATGGAGGGTCAAAAATATGCCAAATAATAAAACCCAACCAAGTCAGAATCAGAATAATGTTCGATTAGTAACAGAAGAACAGCGCGCCCTAGACCTCAAGAAAAAAACATATCGAGAGCGAGCGTTACAAATTCACCCTTGGATTTGTGCAAAATGCGGACGAGAGTTCACCGGCAAGAAACTGCGTGAACTCACGGTTCATCACAAGGATCATAATCACGACAACAACCCTCCGGATGGCAGCAACTGGGAGCTGTTATGTCTCTACTGTCACGACAATGCACACTCCCGCTCCCTAGACGCTGATTGGCTCAACAGCCCAGATACTGGTGACACAAAAAAACAAACGGCTACATATAATCCTTTTGCCGCCATTAAGGATTTACTATCGCAAAAAAAGTGACAAACATCCCCGCTCGCATCAAACACCCGCCGCGTGTCAGACGTTTTCTGGGATCTTATCCAGGACATGATTACCTCCAAATAATATCTTAGAACATACTCAAATTTACCTTGACACAACGTCTCATCACATACTACTACTAATAATTATCAATAGGTGAATTCCTGGAGGTGATTCATAGGTATTTGCTAATTATTAACGTTGCAACTGTCCTGCCAATAAGCAATTTTGATGGCGTCGCAAAAAGTCCGCCCTACTGCGTTGCAGCGCATTTTTGTTCATTCGGCATACCATATGTGTGGCCTCATTCTCAAAAACACACTGCGCCTTGTATGTCGGCCTTTTTACTTAGCCATCCCGTGACTTTTTGCGAGATTGTCAATTTTATATTACCTGATATAATAATGATGTTGTATTACAAAGTATTATAACAGCTCCAGGGAGATGAAAAAATAACGCAAATATGGAATTCCGGCAGAAAGAATGGCCTTGCACAAGAGCAGCGCCTGTTCTCTGTCGAAAGCCAAAATGAGGAGACGAAGATGATTAAAAAATTGAACAGAAGCAAAAAGGTGATGCGTAAGGGGTTAGTGAAACTGGGTATCGGAACCTTGGTCATGGCCACTGTTGCCAGCTTCGTCAGTATAGCCGGTGCAGCAACCTTCCAGGTTAACCTGAGGTTGGATCTTCCAGACGACAACCCCGGTGATGGTATTTGCCGGGCCATCCAGACTACGGAAAGAAAACGCTTGCTCAATTGTTCGTTACGCGCAGCGGTCATGGAAGCCAATGCCCTGCCCGGGGCCGACAAGATCACCCTCGGCTGGGGCAAGTTCCCCCTCACCTACGCTGGCTATAGCAATGAATCAGCAGGCTACACAGGCGACCTTGATATCGTCGACAAGTTACAGATTGAGGGCAGAGGCAAAGGCAAGACCATCATTGATGCCTCAGGACTCGTCAATCAAAAAATGAGCCCCGAAGGTGACAGAATATTCGACATCCACGGTCCAGGCGTAGTCACTATGCAAGGAATGACCCTCATCGGTGGCAACGCCATGGGCGGCCCAAGAGAGTATTACGCCAGACAGGAACAAAACGAATCGCCTGTCTGTCCAATAGTAAAACCGGAGGATGAAGCAGACGGCGGGGCACTGCTCAATCGTGGCGCCATCGTCATGCTCACGGACATGCACTTTGAAGATAATCAAGCCCTTTGCGATGGCGGCGCAGTAGAAAACGCAGGCGACGGCATCATGACTATCAAGGGTTGCGACTTTGCTTACAACACGGCAATTGGCAATGGCGGCGCGGTTGAAAATGACGAAGATTCGATCATGGCCATCACCACCGCTGATTTCCAATGGAACAACGCCATGGAAAACGGTGGAGCACTGGCAAGCGACGACTCCATGCTGTTTTTGACCAGCGGAACACTATCCTTTAACTCCGCCCAAGGTATGGGTGGCGGCATCTGGAACGGCGATAGCGATGTCATGACCATTAAACGTTCAACCATCACCTATAATGACGCGGCTGATGGCGGCGGCATCTTTAACAATGACGGATTCCTCAACCTGCGCAGTAATGTCATCGAATTCAATTCACCAAACGATATCGTAGATCAACAAATTCCGGAGGAACTTCCATAAGTTGGCCCCCTGAAAAAGGCGTTTTCTCGTTGAGAAGAGGCGCACTGCCGCACCAAGCGCGGTAGTGCGCAAGCCGCCGGGTAATCCGGCTAGAACAATAAAGGAGGTCCACTTATGAAGAAGCCTGAAAATTTCACCCGGGGAAGTTGCCGGCATACCCCCCGCTATCTTCTTCGGCTGGCTGTTCTGGCTAGCGCCATAATGCTTCTTGGCACTAGCCAAGCATTCTCGGCCAACTGTGTCGACAACGACAATGATAGCTACGTTGTTTGCAACGGCTGCACATTGGTTACCGGCCAGAAATGTGGCGAATGCAATGACTCAAATCCTCAAAGTTATCCAGGCGCCGCCAAGGTCTGTGGCAATAATATCGATAACAATTGCGATGGGGCTGTCGACTTCCCTCAGCTTAACCAACCTTGTTCCATTGGCTACCCCGACAACTGTACCGAACCAACCAATGGCTCGTCGTGTTGTTTCACCGCATC includes the following:
- a CDS encoding serine protease; the encoded protein is MTIIARHPAIRFFLLLCLFVLLPIVGDTDQSSPTKVFVIPVTGEVEPAMAAFIKRATQDAARVQDSLIVLELDTFGGRVDAALTIVDTMINSDQHRTIGFVKTKAISAGALIALSCNDLVMRPSTTIGDCAPITYSNEGPKMLGEKFQSPLRAQFRSLARRNNYPPTLAEAMVTSEKEVYAVMGHDGETRYLDSTEYEDLPQPERDKITSKKTVVAKGELLTMDNAEAQVLGFSRMTANSVEEMLHGFGIENYEIVRLDQNWSETMGRFIASISPILLMIGLAALYVEIKAPGFGLPGIVGIITLGLVFLNQYLVGLANYTELLFVVLGVALLLMEIFVFPGFGVAGATGLFCICLGMILSFQDFVVPDPSLPWQAE
- a CDS encoding HNH nuclease family protein — its product is MPNNKTQPSQNQNNVRLVTEEQRALDLKKKTYRERALQIHPWICAKCGREFTGKKLRELTVHHKDHNHDNNPPDGSNWELLCLYCHDNAHSRSLDADWLNSPDTGDTKKQTATYNPFAAIKDLLSQKK